From the Primulina tabacum isolate GXHZ01 chromosome 3, ASM2559414v2, whole genome shotgun sequence genome, one window contains:
- the LOC142538759 gene encoding uncharacterized protein LOC142538759 gives MSVAEYSSTFTAMLKYAPHVAANPKAKYNRFMNGLNNNIYTYVVSGLPTRFAEAVEREKKAEAGLKRDSASFVPTGNRLTTQQNLKAKEKMFKKSGSVSSSSSGYRQQGESQITTYSGPYCNRCEGRHFSEQCVGVYGSCRECGQEGHYARVCPSKKNVPQPIREGFRGGSNQAQEAPRSVIAGNCYVSGYTARVLFDIGASYAFISESFITSHSLTPVVLPTSISVATPMGKIIMSTRMILDCVLNCEDNELHLNFIVLLMQDFDCIVGMDTLTIYRGTIDCFHGIVLFRPNSGTKWNLYGKGSRAKIPLISSLEMSRLLFQWNEGYLVYAVDTKKSESTLSEIPKVNEFQDIFPDEIPGFPPPREI, from the exons ATGTCTGTAGCTGAATATTCCTCTACTTTTACTGCAATGCTAAAATACGCACCACATGTAGCAGCAAACCCAAAGGCAAAATATAATCGTTTCATGAATGGACTAAACAACAACATTTATACTTATGTGGTGTCTGGACTACCTACAAGATTTGCGGAGGCAGTCGAAAGAGAAAAAAAGGCAGAAGCTGGACTTAAGAGGGATAGCGCTTCGTTTGTTCCTACAGGTAACAGATTAACCACCCAGCAAAATTTGAAAGCTAAAGAAAAGATGTTTAAGAAATCTGGATCAGTTTCTTCTAGTTCTAGTGGTTATCGTCAACAGGGTGAATCTCAAATAACTACTTATTCTGGTCCCTACTGTAACCGTTGTGAAGGTAGGCATTTTAGTGAACAATGTGTTGGTGTTTATGGCTCTTGTCGGGAATGTGGTCAGGAAGGTCATTATGCAAGGGTTTGCCCATCCAAGAAGAATGTTCCACAACCTATCCGAGAAGGATTTCGTGGAGGATCTA ATCAAGCTCAAGAAGCACCAAGAAGTGTCATAGCAGGTAATTGTTATGTATCTGGTTATACTGCACGAGTATTATTTGACATCGGTGCATCCTATGCATTCATTTCTGAATCATTCATTACATCACATTCTTTGACTCCTGTTGTACTACCTACATCAATTTCTGTTGCTACTCCGATGGGTAAGATCATCATGTCTACTCGAATGATACTGGATTGCGTGTTGAATTGTGAAGATAATGAACTGCATTTGAACTTTATTGTTCTGCTGATgcaagattttgattgtatcgTGGGAATGGATACACTGACAATATACCGTGGAACCATTGATTGTTTCCATGGGATAGTTCTTTTTCGTCCTAACTCTGGGACAAAATGGAATTTATATGGTAAGGGCTCACGTGCAAAAATTCCCTTGATATCATCCTTGGAAATGTCGCGTTTATTATTCCAATGGAATGAAGGATACCTTGTGTATGCTGTCGACACCAAGAAATCAGAATCAACATTGTCTGAAATCCCAAAGGTGAATGAATTTCAAGATATATTTCCCGATGAAATACCTGGATTTCCTCCACCCAGAGAAATATAA
- the LOC142541139 gene encoding uncharacterized protein LOC142541139 has product MDISLSTSMGCIYKDPNAPVEVRVKDLLSRMTLPEKLGQMTQIERSVASPYAIKDLSIGSILSVGGSGPLENAKSLDWAEMSNNFQKLALESRLGIPLLYGTDAVHGNNNVYGATIFPHNIGLGATRDSDLARRIGAATAIEVRASGVHYTFAPCVAVCRDPRWGRAYESYGEDTQIVKNMTSIITGLQGEPPHGHPIGYPFMAGRKNVVACAKHFVGDGGTKNGINEGDTIVSYDELERIHMAPYLDCISQGVCTIMASYSSWNGEKLHSNHFLLTRILKEKLGFKGFVISDSEGLDRLSSPHGSNYRQSILSAVSAGVDMVMVPYRFQLFLEDLMHLVNSGEIPIARINDAVERILRVKFVSGLFEHSMSDGSLLDSVNCESHKVIAREAVRKSLVLLKNGKDLKKPFLPLDRNAKRILVVGKHADDLGYQCGGWTATWEGKSGRITTGTTILDAIKNAVGPETEVIYEQNPSASTLIGRDYSFAIVVVGEGPYVESGGDSKDLRIHFNGAELISLVSEAIPTLTILISGRPLALEPRILEKMTALVAAWLPGSEATGIADVIFGDHEFQGRLPVTWFKNVTQIPSNAEDESYDPLFPVGFGLTSKNEVLMC; this is encoded by the exons ATGGATATCAGCTTATCTACTTCCATGGGCTGCATTTACAAGGACCCTAATGCTCCAGTTGAAGTTAGAGTCAAAGACCTTCTCTCTCGGATGACTCTCCCTGAAAAACTTGGCCAAATGACGCAGATCGAACGAAGTGTAGCCTCCCCTTATGCCATCAAAGACCTCTCTATAG GTAGCATACTGAGTGTTGGTGGAAGTGGACCATTAGAGAATGCTAAATCTTTAGATTGGGCAGAAATGTCAAAtaatttccagaagttggcattggAATCTCGGCTCGGGATTCCTCTGTTGTATGGGACTGATGCTGTTCATGGTAATAACAATGTGTATGGTGCAACCATTTTTCCTCACAACATAGGCCTTGGAGCCACCAG AGATTCTGATTTGGCTCGGAGGATTGGGGCTGCTACAGCAATTGAAGTAAGGGCAAGTGGGGTTCACTATACTTTTGCTCCATGTGTTGCT GTGTGTAGGGATCCTAGATGGGGACGAGCCTATGAAAGTTACGGTGAAGACACTCAAATTGTTAAAAACATGACCTCGATCATCACAGGTTTGCAAGGAGAACCACCCCATGGACATCCTATTGGTTACCCATTTATGGCTGGGAG AAAAAATGTTGTCGCATGTGCAAAGCATTTTGTAGGAGATGGTGGCACCAAGAATGGTATAAACGAGGGAGATACCATAGTATCATATGATGAACTAGAGAGGATCCACATGGCTCCTTACCTTGATTGTATTTCTCAGGGAGTATGTACTATCATGGCATCCTACTCTAGCTGGAACGGAGAAAAATTACATAGTAACCATTTTCTTCTTACTCGGATCTTGAAAGAGAAGCTTGGATTTAAG GGGTTTGTCATTTCTGACTCTGAAGGGCTGGACCGGCTTTCAAGTCCTCATGGATCCAACTACAGGCAGAGCATTCTGTCAGCAGTCAGTGCAGGAGTTGATATG GTGATGGTGCCTTATCGATTTCAATTATTTCTGGAAGATTTGATGCATCTGGTGAATTCAGGTGAGATCCCAATTGCTAGAATCAATGATGCAGTTGAAAGAATTCTGAGAGTAAAGTTTGTTTCTGGCCTCTTTGAACATTCCATGAGTGATGGATCTTTGCTCGATTCAGTTAATTGTGAG TCACACAAGGTGATAGCACGTGAAGCGGTTCGAAAGTCATTAGTTCTGTTAAAGAATGGAAAGGATCTGAAGAAACCATTTCTTCCACTGGACCGAAATGCCAAACGAATTCTTGTAGTTGGAAAGCATGCTGATGATCTGGGATATCAATGTGGGGGATGGACTGCAACATGGGAGGGGAAAAGCGGTAGAATTACGACTG GGACTACCATTTTGGATGCTATAAAAAACGCTGTTGGGCCTGAAACAGAAGTGATATATGAACAAAATCCATCTGCATCCACCTTAATTGGAAGGGATTACTCTTTCGCGATTGTGGTTGTGGGGGAAGGTCCATACGTGGAATCTGGTGGCGACAGTAAAGATCTCAGAATTCATTTCAATGGTGCCGAGCTAATAAGTCTTGTTTCTGAAGCCATTCCCACGTTAACAATCTTGATATCCGGTAGGCCTTTGGCTTTAGAACCTCGGATTTTGGAGAAGATGACTGCCCTTGTTGCTGCATGGTTACCGGGAAGTGAAGCAACCGGGATTGCTGATGTTATCTTTGGAGATCATGAGTTCCAAGGACGACTCCCGGTCACCTGGTTTAAAAATGTCACACAAATTCCTAGTAACGCCGAAGATGAGTCATATGATCCTCTGTTTCCTGTTGGTTTCGGTTTAACAAGCAAAAATGAAGTTCTGATGTGTTAG